From Arthrobacter sp. FW306-2-2C-D06B, a single genomic window includes:
- the rpmD gene encoding 50S ribosomal protein L30 encodes MAKNLTPSDAQLEITQIKGVIGAKQNQRETLRSLGLKRIGHTVVRTADAVTVGMLNTVPHLVNVEEAK; translated from the coding sequence ATGGCTAAGAACCTGACTCCCTCCGACGCTCAGTTGGAGATCACCCAGATCAAGGGCGTCATCGGCGCCAAGCAGAACCAGCGTGAGACCCTGCGGTCCCTCGGCCTCAAGCGCATCGGACACACTGTTGTCCGTACCGCTGATGCCGTAACCGTTGGAATGCTCAACACGGTTCCGCACCTCGTGAATGTAGAGGAGGCGAAGTAA
- the rpsE gene encoding 30S ribosomal protein S5, translating into MTEAAAAEATETAAATDDRRGGRRGERGDRGQGRGDRGGRGGRDGGREAEKSQFVERVVTINRVAKVVKGGRRFSFTALVVVGDGNGLVGVGYGKAKEVPAAIAKGVEEAKKSFFRVPRVGSTIPHRVQGEAAAGVVMLRPASPGTGVIAGGPVRAVLECVGIHDVLSKSLGSSNAINIVHATVDALKRLEEPASVAARRGLPLDEVAPAALVRALQNQKAGV; encoded by the coding sequence GTGACTGAAGCTGCAGCTGCTGAGGCAACTGAGACTGCTGCTGCCACCGACGACCGCCGCGGCGGCCGTCGTGGCGAGCGTGGTGACCGTGGCCAGGGCCGCGGCGACCGTGGTGGCCGTGGTGGCCGCGACGGCGGTCGCGAGGCCGAGAAGAGCCAGTTCGTAGAGCGCGTTGTAACCATCAACCGTGTTGCCAAGGTCGTCAAGGGTGGTCGTCGCTTCAGCTTCACCGCACTCGTCGTCGTCGGTGACGGCAACGGCCTGGTTGGCGTTGGCTACGGCAAGGCGAAGGAAGTTCCGGCAGCTATCGCAAAGGGCGTTGAAGAGGCTAAGAAGTCCTTCTTCCGCGTTCCCCGCGTTGGCAGCACCATCCCGCACCGCGTGCAGGGTGAGGCCGCAGCAGGCGTTGTCATGCTGCGTCCGGCTTCCCCGGGTACCGGTGTTATCGCCGGTGGTCCGGTCCGCGCGGTACTGGAATGCGTCGGTATCCACGACGTTCTCTCCAAGTCGCTCGGTTCCTCGAACGCCATCAACATCGTTCACGCGACTGTTGACGCCCTGAAGCGACTGGAAGAGCCCGCTTCCGTGGCAGCCCGCCGTGGCCTGCCGCTGGACGAGGTTGCTCCTGCTGCTCTGGTGCGCGCACTCCAGAACCAGAAGGCAGGTGTCTAG
- the rplR gene encoding 50S ribosomal protein L18, which yields MAIAINKKRTNKSKSAARSRRQLRIRKRITGTAARPRLVVNRSARHIFVQVVDDSKGVTVAYASTLEADLRAFDGDKTAKAKRVGELVAGRAKAAGIEAVVFDRGGNKYHGRIAAVADGAREGGLAL from the coding sequence ATGGCCATCGCAATTAACAAGAAGCGTACGAACAAGAGCAAGTCTGCTGCACGCAGCCGTCGCCAGCTTCGTATCCGCAAGCGCATCACCGGCACGGCTGCTCGTCCTCGTCTGGTCGTCAACCGCTCCGCACGCCACATCTTCGTCCAGGTTGTCGATGACAGCAAGGGTGTAACCGTGGCTTACGCTTCCACTCTGGAAGCTGACCTTCGTGCATTCGACGGCGACAAGACTGCCAAGGCCAAGCGCGTCGGCGAGCTCGTTGCCGGGCGTGCCAAGGCTGCAGGCATCGAAGCTGTTGTCTTCGACCGCGGTGGTAACAAGTACCACGGCCGGATCGCCGCCGTCGCTGACGGTGCACGTGAAGGTGGGCTGGCACTGTGA
- the rplF gene encoding 50S ribosomal protein L6: MSRIGRLPITVPAGVEVKVDGSVINVKGTKGELSHTVASPIEVTLDESTLTVTRPNDERTSRSLHGLTRTLIANMIEGVTKGYEKKLEIVGTGYRVQAKGSDLEFALGFSHPVNVSAPEGITFTVEGPTKLSVAGISKQQVGEVAANIRKLRKPDPYKGKGVRYAGEVIRRKVGKAGK, from the coding sequence ATGTCACGTATTGGACGTCTCCCCATCACCGTTCCTGCCGGCGTTGAAGTTAAGGTTGATGGCTCTGTCATCAACGTCAAGGGCACCAAAGGCGAGCTGAGCCACACTGTAGCCAGCCCGATCGAGGTCACCCTGGACGAAAGCACCTTGACTGTCACCCGCCCGAACGACGAGCGCACTTCGCGTTCCCTGCACGGCCTGACCCGCACCCTGATCGCCAACATGATCGAGGGCGTCACCAAGGGCTACGAAAAGAAGCTTGAAATCGTTGGTACCGGTTACCGCGTTCAGGCCAAGGGTTCTGACCTTGAGTTCGCTCTCGGCTTCAGCCACCCGGTCAATGTCTCCGCTCCCGAAGGCATCACCTTCACGGTGGAGGGGCCGACCAAGCTCTCCGTCGCTGGTATCTCCAAGCAGCAGGTCGGCGAGGTTGCTGCCAACATTCGCAAGCTGCGCAAGCCCGACCCCTACAAGGGCAAGGGTGTCCGTTACGCCGGCGAAGTTATCCGCCGCAAGGTCGGAAAGGCTGGTAAGTAA
- the rpsH gene encoding 30S ribosomal protein S8 — MTMTDPVADMLTRLRNANSAYHDTVSMPYSKLKARVADILKAEGYIAAWKEEEAEVGKKLTIDLKFGPNRERSIAGVRRISKPGLRVYAKSTNLPHVLGGLGIAILSTSSGLLTDKQAGKKGVGGEVLAYVW; from the coding sequence ATGACTATGACAGATCCTGTCGCAGACATGCTTACGCGTCTGCGCAACGCCAACTCGGCATACCACGACACCGTGAGCATGCCGTACAGCAAGCTCAAGGCACGCGTTGCCGACATCCTGAAGGCAGAAGGCTACATTGCTGCCTGGAAGGAAGAGGAAGCCGAAGTCGGCAAGAAGCTGACCATCGACCTCAAGTTCGGTCCGAACCGCGAGCGTTCGATCGCTGGTGTCCGCCGCATTTCCAAGCCTGGTCTCCGCGTTTACGCGAAGTCCACCAACCTGCCTCACGTGCTGGGTGGCCTGGGTATCGCAATCCTGTCCACCTCTTCCGGCCTCCTGACTGACAAGCAGGCCGGCAAGAAGGGCGTGGGCGGCGAAGTCCTCGCGTACGTCTGGTAA